Proteins co-encoded in one Cytophagia bacterium CHB2 genomic window:
- a CDS encoding RNA polymerase sigma factor, translated as MQTKGSEREPAPSGLSEAELLAGCRAGQPQALAELVKRYQAAVLRVCISILGSRDVDDLVQEIFIKILQRLDRFEGRSALFTWIYEVTVNHCRDELRRRKRRRWFSLQALPQTVVENIPLDEKPVTDRIENDELEQRLHREINKLKPKYRELIVLRDLEGLSYEEIAQVCQIDVKLVKSRLYEARRILAQNMRNFMEEAPHVQV; from the coding sequence ATGCAAACGAAAGGCTCGGAAAGAGAGCCGGCGCCATCGGGACTATCGGAAGCGGAACTACTTGCCGGATGCCGCGCCGGTCAACCGCAGGCGCTGGCGGAACTGGTCAAACGTTATCAGGCCGCCGTGCTGCGCGTTTGCATTTCAATCCTCGGCAGTCGTGATGTTGATGATCTGGTGCAGGAAATCTTCATCAAAATCCTGCAACGGTTGGATCGGTTCGAAGGGCGTTCGGCTTTGTTTACGTGGATATATGAAGTCACGGTCAATCACTGCCGGGATGAATTGCGGCGGCGCAAGCGGCGGCGCTGGTTTTCGCTGCAAGCATTGCCGCAAACTGTCGTCGAAAATATTCCGCTGGACGAGAAACCGGTGACCGACCGTATTGAAAACGATGAGTTGGAACAACGCCTGCACCGTGAGATCAATAAACTCAAACCCAAATATCGTGAGCTGATTGTCCTGCGCGACCTCGAAGGTTTGAGTTATGAGGAAATTGCGCAAGTCTGCCAGATCGACGTGAAGCTGGTGAAATCACGTTTGTATGAAGCCCGTCGCATACTGGCTCAAAATATGAGAAATTTTATGGAGGAGGCGCCGCATGTACAAGTCTGA
- a CDS encoding Rieske (2Fe-2S) protein encodes MQSDHQTRREFCIRACQAASVMAWGGAVSAILQSCSSDDPLSSGSQNLPQIQATAVNGVITLVIDAGSPLAAVGSAAQVQHASGTLLVARTAQNEFTALTAVCTHQQCTINGYANQIYTCPCHGSQFNTNGQVTRGPAAAALRKYATQFANDQLSITL; translated from the coding sequence GTGCAGTCTGATCATCAAACCCGCCGGGAGTTTTGTATTCGCGCTTGCCAGGCCGCATCTGTGATGGCATGGGGCGGCGCGGTGAGCGCCATTCTGCAAAGTTGTTCGTCCGATGACCCGTTGTCCTCCGGGAGCCAGAATTTGCCCCAGATTCAGGCGACGGCGGTAAACGGCGTCATTACGCTTGTGATTGATGCCGGCTCGCCGCTAGCAGCCGTCGGCAGCGCGGCCCAGGTGCAACACGCCAGCGGGACTCTGCTGGTTGCTCGCACCGCGCAGAACGAGTTTACTGCACTCACCGCGGTGTGCACGCATCAGCAGTGTACCATCAACGGATACGCGAACCAAATCTACACCTGCCCCTGCCACGGCTCGCAATTCAACACCAACGGTCAAGTCACACGCGGCCCGGCCGCCGCCGCGCTGCGGAAGTATGCCACGCAATTCGCCAACGATCAACTTTCGATTACGTTGTAA